The stretch of DNA TAATAATGCTATGAATTCAGGTTGGATATCCTCTCTAGGTTCCTACATCAATGAGTTTGAAGAAAGCTTTGCTGAATATTGCGGTACGAAATATGCCCTGACAACTTCTAGCGGGACTACAGCCATTCATCTCGCCTTAGCAAGTTATGGAATTAAAGCAGGAGATGAAGTGATTGTTCCGGATTTAACATTTATTGCAACTGCGAATGCTGTAGCTTATACAGGGGCTAAAGTTGTAACAGTTGATATAGAAGAAGATACGTTATGTATCGATCCGGTTCAAATTGAAAAAGCAATAACAGAAAATACCAAAGCGATAATTCCAGTTCATCTTTACGGACATCCTGCCAATACAATTGAGATAAATCGACTAGCTAAAAAATATAATTTATTAGTATTAGAAGATGCGGCTGAAGCTCATGGTGCAGAAATAGGAGGACAAAAAACAGGCTCTTTAGGTGATTGCGGTATCTTTAGTTTTTACGGTAATAAAATTATCACTTGTGGAGAAGGCGGCATGATAACCACAAATAATGAAGCATTTTATCACAGATCGAAGCATTTGCGAGACCAAGCTATGAGTCCTTTAAAAAGATATTGGCATGACGAACTTGGATTTAACTATCGCATGACTAATTTACAAGCTGCTTTAGGGCTAGCTCAATTGCAAAGGATAGATGAATTAATTGAAGATAGAATTAAGATATTTGAACGATATCAAAGTTACCTAGCAGATATTCCGGGGATAAAGCTTAATTTTACTGCTGATTATGTTCGCAATGTTTATTGGCTGGTGTGCCTTGAA from Leptolyngbyaceae cyanobacterium encodes:
- a CDS encoding DegT/DnrJ/EryC1/StrS family aminotransferase produces the protein MKKVIPLSKPSITQLEIEYVNNAMNSGWISSLGSYINEFEESFAEYCGTKYALTTSSGTTAIHLALASYGIKAGDEVIVPDLTFIATANAVAYTGAKVVTVDIEEDTLCIDPVQIEKAITENTKAIIPVHLYGHPANTIEINRLAKKYNLLVLEDAAEAHGAEIGGQKTGSLGDCGIFSFYGNKIITCGEGGMITTNNEAFYHRSKHLRDQAMSPLKRYWHDELGFNYRMTNLQAALGLAQLQRIDELIEDRIKIFERYQSYLADIPGIKLNFTADYVRNVYWLVCLEVEGYTEAERNNFMKALELHGIETRPYFYPVSEMPMYQQNPTPTPVTHKVYQRGINLPSYFGLTSEDIEYVCACLRSHLELKILTK